Genomic segment of Mucilaginibacter sabulilitoris:
CAAAACTGCGGTGCCGCATAATGGCAAAGTTAACTACCGGGTAGTCGATGCTCATTTCGCGCCATAGAAATAATACAAATCCTAATATAGCTGTTATAGTGAGCACTGTAATGTAGGTAGTTGCAAACCAGTCTTCCGTTTCGCCTTTTTCAAGTATAGTTTGTAAACTTCCAACCGAAATAGCGAGCAGCAGTATGCCCCACCAGTCAACGGGTTTTCCTTTTTCATCCTTGGGGGTTTCGCGTACAAAGGTGTAGGCAAAAAACGCCGCCAGGGCACCTACCGGAATATTTACATAAAATATCCATCTCCAGGAAGAGTGGTCGGTAATATATCCACCGATGGTAGGCCCAACTGTAGGTCCAACTACCGCACCTAAACCAAATAATGCGGTTGCCGTACCTATCTGCTCACGCGGCCATGTCTCTATCAAGATAGCCTGCGAGGTAGATATTAAGCCACCGCCTGCTATACCTTGTATTATCCTGAACAATACCAGCTCACCAAGGCCGGTAGCGTTACCGCACAAAAATGAGGCGATGGTAAATACTATGATGGATGTTATAAAGTAATTTTTACGCCCGAAACGACTTCCCAACCAACCAGACATAGGAAGCACAATTACGTTGGCCACAGCGTAGCCCGTCACCACCCAGGCCACATCTTCCAGTGTAGCGCCAAGATTACCCTGTATATTGGGCAGGGATACGTTCACAATGGTAGTATCAATAAGCTCCAGTAACGAGGCTATGATAACCGTGATAGTGATGATCCATTTTTTAAAGCCTGTTTCAGCCATAATATATTAAATTCTAAAATTCTAAATCCTAAACTCTAAATCCGAAATCGAAAATCCGAATTCACAAATCAGGGATTATCCTTTAATTACAGAAACATTTACGCTCATTCCCGGGCGTAATTTATCCATCACTTCTTTGCTGGCGGTTATTTTTATTTTAACCGGCACACGCTGTACAACCTTTACAAAGTTTCCGGTTGCATTATCTGGTGGCAGTAAGGAAAACTTAGCACCCGTAGCTGGCGAAAAGTTATAAACAACGCCTTCAAGTTTCAGATCAGGATAAGCATCAACTTGAATTTCCACTTTCTGACCGCTTTTCATATCATTCAGCTGTGTTTCTTTAAAGTTAGCGGTTATATACAAACTGTTATCGTTAATGATAGAAAACAGTGTTTGTCCCGCCTGCACCAACTGACCCAACTGGATGCTTTTTTTAGAAACCAAACCACCTGCAGGCGCTTTAATAGTTGTATACGTTAACTGTAATTTAGCAAAATCAATATCAACCTGCCTTTGTGATACGCCGGTATTGGTAACCTTTAACTGGCTGCGGGTTGTACCTATTTGTTCAACAGCGGCTTTGTACTGGTCCTGTGATGCTTTCAGGTTAGCTTTAGCTACATCCAGATCAGATTTAGCCTGGTCAAATTGTTGTTGAGTTACCGAGCCATCTTTTACCAGGTTGGCATAACGTTCATAATCTTTCTGTACTTTATCTAAACGTGCAGCATTTGAAGCTACCTGTGCTCTGGCGCTTGCAGAATTTGCCTGGTTAGCAAAAATTTGTGACTGATTAACGTTGATACCGGCACTTGCACCTACTTGTGCCGCCTGTGCCTGCTCCAATTTAACCTTATAATCGCGGTCGTCAATTTTTACCAGAGGCTGGTTTGCATTTACGTGTGTGTTTTCTTCAAAGTAAATAGAGTCTACATAACCGCCAACGCGGGTAACAACCGGGCTTATATCGCCGTCTATCTGCGCGTCATCAGTATCAATATGTTTACTGAAATATATATACTCTTTAATCCCGAAAATAATACCGCCAATCAGCAGTATACCCAATATGATTGGAATTACTTTATTCGGTTTCTTTTTATCCTGTGTTTCTTGTTCCTTTGCCATTTTATTGATTGGTTTAGTATTATTATTTGTTAATTTTTCCAGTTGATTTTAATAGGGTATAGTAAGCAAGTCCTGCATCGGCTTTAGCCAGTTCCAGGTTTATCTGTGCCTGGTAAAGCAGTGTTTCGGCATCGGCACGGTCTGTCGCTGATGCTATATTGCTTTTGTATTTAGATTCTAATATTTTGTTGTTTTCGCCAGCTTGCTCAATTGACGTTTGTAAAAGCTTAATCTTTTCAAGCGACATGGTATAACTTTGGTAGTTTTGGTTTACCTCGTCCCTTATGCGGTCAACAGAAATGCTTTTATTAATAACAGTTTGTTCTCGCTGTATTTTAGCTTCGGTGACCTTGTTTTTGTTAGTCCATAGTGAGCTAAAATTCCATGACAGGGTTAAGCCAACCGATAGGGGAGTGATAAACTGTCCGCTTTTAGGTATCGGGTTTGAGCTTACATCAACATAATATCCGGCGGCAGATGCGCCAAGAGTTGGTAATGAATTAGCTTTAATGGTTTTAACATTTGTTTCGGCCACTTTGGTGCGTAAATCAAACTGCTGTAACTCTGGTCTGCTGGCCATTGCTGTATCAAGATAATTGCTCAATGGGGCAACCATTCTGTCGGCTTCGGTTATTTGCGCGATGTTTAATTGTGTACCTTCTGGCAGGCCTAACAAAACGTTAAGGTTGTAATTGATGATACGGCGATTGGTTTCCAGATCGATGCCGTTGAGCTCAATATTTGATCTTTGCAGCTGGAAACGCAATACATCATTTTTAGTCACCAAACCCTGTTCAAAAAACCGTTGAGCCTGTTTTATTTGGGCATCAGTGGTACTAAGATTTTGAGCAACTACCTTTTTGCTTTGCAGTACTTTATAAAGACCGTAATATGCACTTATAATGTCATAAGTGATCTGGTCTTTATCATTGGTAACATCCAAACGGGCAACCTGGGTAAGCAGGTCGGTTGATTCGCGAGCATATTTTAATTTATTGCCTGCAAAAATAGTTTGGTTTAAACTAAGTATACCCAGGTACGCATCGGCTCTTGCAGGTAAGTTAAAGCTTTCTTCTCCTAAGGCTAACCTGTTAGCCGGAATTTCAGCATGGTTATAACCATAGCTTACTTTGCCGGTTGGCAGTGCTTCGTCTTTGGCCTGCTTGTATTCAGAAATGGCCTGTTCAACTTTGGCCTGCGAAAGCTTTAAGGTCTTGCTGTTATCAAGGCCCAGTTTTATAGCTTCATCCAGGGTAATGGTTCTGTCTTGTGCATTTGCGTTTTCGGCAAATAGTACACCTGCTATTACAAACGTAACCGCGTAGAGGCAGAAGTGGTGCACTGCTTTAAACAGTGTAAGGTGATGGGGTTTTTTATTTTGAGTTGTCATTTGCTTTAACTAAATATCCTTTTAAGAGACTTTTTAAATATTTCTTTATGCGGGGCTTGAATTGTTCTTCCAGTATTTTTTCGTCCTGTATGTCATATCCCAGCATGGTTTCTGACATGAAAGGGGTGTTAAGGATGAAGTTTTTAGTGCCATAAAGTGTGGCCACTATTAACTGCAAATCTGCATCAGCATCAAACTCACCATTATCTATGCCTTCCTGCATTATCTTAAACAGTTCTGAAACATTTTTCATCAGAATGGTACGTATCTTTTCTGATAGTTCGGTACGACGGTTCATGCTCATTTCCTGGTATAATAGTTTCTGGAAACAATTATTAATTACCACCCTGTCGCCATATACTTCAATATACGATTCGATTTTTTCCCACGAGGTCCTGTTTTCATCATTACCCAGGGTTTGTAATATGTTTTGGAAAGAAGTGATTTTTCTGTCGATAACGGCAAGAAATAAACCTTCTTTTGAACCGAAATAGTAATTGAGCATGGCCATATTCACCCCGGCTTCGCCCGAAATCATGCGGGTTGAAGCGCCATCAAAACCCATCTCTGCGAAGATGCGCTCGGCAACATCCAGGATGTGGTCTTTTTTATCTATTTTATCTTTGTCCATTTTTTTAACGGCACAAAATTAATCAAACGATTGATTAAAAAGATAAGGTTGATGCTCAAAAGTTAATCAATTGATTAATGATTACTATTGAATGACAGAATTGTTTTTATTGTGACAATTTTTTTTGAGTTCTTTAAATAAATGTTTAAACTGTTATATTTTTCATAATATAATGTTGGTTCAGTGTTATATTATTGATACAAAAAATATAAATCTCCATCTTTCAATATATTTGTTGCTATGAAGCGGATAAACCTCATTACCATCTTTTTATATCTTTCCACATTTGCAATAGCACAAACCTCGCCACCCGCCGATCTGGGTACTATAGAACAGAATTTTAAAAAGCTCAACACATTGGGCAGCGTGTTGTATATTGCCGCCCACCCCGACGACGAAAACACCCGTTTGCTGGCTTATCTGGCTCAGGAAAAGCATTACCGTACTGGTTATTTATCTTGTACACGCGGCGATGGAGGACAAAATTTAATTGGTAATGAGCAAAGCGAACTTTTAGGGTTGATACGTACACAGGAGTTACTGGCTGCCCGTAGGGTTGATGGCGCTGAACAGTTTTTTACCCGGGCCAACGATTTTGGTTTTTCAAAAGGGCCCGAAGAAACGCTTAAAATATGGGATAAACAGAAAGTATTGGGCGACATGGTTTGGGTTATCCGCAAGTTCAGGCCCGATGTAATGATCTGCCGTTTCCCAACAACCGGTGAAGGCGGCCACGGTCATCACACCTCATCGGCTATTTTGGCGCAGGAAGCTTTTACAGCTGCCGCAGATCCTAACCGTTATCCCGAACAGCTAAAATATGTAAAGCCATGGCAGGCCAAACGCTTATTATGGAATACGTTTAGTTTCGGCAGCGTGAATACTACCGCAGCTGATCAGTTTAAAATTAATGTAGGTACGTACAATCCGGTGTTGGGTAAAGGCTATGGAGAAATAGCCGCTGAAAGCCGGAGCAATCATAAAACACAAGGTTTCGGATCTGCTAAACAAAGGGGCGAATCTTACGAATATTTTAAAACCATTTTGGGCGATGCTCCGCAGAATGACCTGATGGACGGGGTAGAAACCTCCTGGAAACGAGTTAAAGACGGTGAATCTATTGGCGCCGCTATCGGCATTATCCACAGAGATTTTAACCCGGAGTATCCGGAAAAATCGGTGCCTGCGATGGTGCAATTACTTAACCGCGTTGAAAAAGTTTCAGATATATACTGGCGCAAGCAAAAAACAAAGGAACTGAGCGATCTGATAGCGGCCTGTTCCGGATTATGGTTTGAGGCCTATACTGCCGAGCCTACTTACGCGCTGGGCGATAAGATCCAAATCCGTTCGCAGGTGGTTAACCGATATAGCAATCGAGTAAAAATTAATAGTATATCCTGTCAAAGCAATACTTCCAGTCTAAATAGCCAGGTTATACCTGCCAATCAGCTGCAAACATTTGAACAAACATGCTCTGCTGATAAAATTACACAACCCTATTGGTTGCAAACACCACATGAAATTGGTGCGTATAATATTCCCGATGACACACTTGTCGGCAACCCCGAGAACCCAGACCTTCCCAAAGTTGAGTTTGAATTTATTATTGAAGGCAAGCCCGTGCGTTTTGAACGCCGCCTGGTATATAAATATGTTGACCCTGTTAGAGGGGAGGTTTACCAGCCATTAGAAATAACGCCACCGGTTACCGCTAATATTGAAAACCAGGATTATATTTTTAACGCAGCACAACCGCAGGTAGTTCAGGTAAAACTAAAAAGCTTTACTACTGCCAGTGGAAATATCAGTATCAAACCCATTGCGGGCTGGAAGATAAGCCCCGAAAAAATTGATTTTGCTGATAAAAATAAAAACGATGAATGGACAGTTGCCTTTACCGTAACACCTGCTGATAATAAACCCCAGACAAACAATTTGGAGGTTGTTACCACCGCTAACGGAAAACCTTTTACTATGGGGCTACACCGTATACGATATGATCATATTCCGGCAATTACACTGTTCCCGGCCTCCCTGGCCAAATTGGTAAATCTCGACGTGAAAATAGCTGGTAAAAAACTTGGATACATTGCAGGTGCCGGCGACCTTATGCCTGAAGCCTTGCGCCAGGTTGGATATGATGTACATTTACTATCTGAAAGTGAGGTTATGAACAATGATCTTTCCATATATGACGCAATTATTACCGGCGTGCGTGCCTATAACGTAAATGAGCGACTGGCTTATGAGCAAAGCCGTTTAATGGATTACGTAAAAAATGGCGGCAATCTGTTAGTACAGTATAATAATAATGCAGGCCTTGTTGTAAGGCAGATTGGGCCTTATCCCTTCAGAGTGGTTAACCGCCGTGTTACTGATGAAAATGCGGAGGTAACTATACTTGATAAGCAAAACCCGGTATTAAATTATCCTAATAAAATCACGCAGGATGATTTTAAAGGCTGGATACAGGAACGCGGTTTATACTTTGTAACCGATATCGATCCGCAGTATAAGGCTGTTTTTAGGATGAATGACAAAGGAGAGGAGCCTAACGATGGTTCGCTGATTGTTGGCGATTATGGCAAAGGGCGCTTTGTTTATACTTCGCTTGCTTTCTTCAGAGAGTTGCCTGCGGGTGTCCCGGGAGCATATCGTTTATTCGTAAATTTATTGAGCAAGCCTAAAAATCAATCATTATGAATGTAGAAGAGAAACTGAAGGAGGCTTATGCCACAGCCAGGAACTATCCTGAACTCGCCGCAAAATTGATTGATGCCGGGATACTGTCATACACTGTTGAGGTAGCCGCTGGGTTGATGTTTTATCGCTTAGCCAATGGCGAAACCATATTTCATGGCAATAACGCTGAGGCCCACAGCATAGCCACCACCTTTAATCATGACGAGGTTGTGAAAACTATTCGGGATAATCAGCAAGGTAAAACAACCTATCCTGAATTTATGGAAGGTATTGCAAATGCAGGAGTGAGGTTTTATGAAGCCACATTGCAGGGCGACCGTAAAAGGGTTACTTATATGGGTACAGGTGGTTTTTATGAGGAAGAAATACCTTTGTAACATTTGCAAATGACCGTTAAATAAAATGTTGATAAAAAACAATTAATCACCTATTTTTGTCGGGTTATAAAAACAGTAATATGAAACATCACGAAGAAGAAGAAAAAAGCTTGGATTTTATATTTTACCTGGTAGGATTGGTATCTGGCCTTTTTGTAGGTGCAATAATTGACGTAGGATTTATCTGGATACCAATTGGTGGTGTTTTAGGCTTATTAACCGCCGCTTTCTTTGTGACTGTTTTGGTTAAAGGCCGCGGTGAAAAGGCGTGATCCTGATCTGCCATCTTTTATAAAAAATTGGAACCAGTTTTACGGCATTGTTGTCGCGTGGCTGTTTTTTTTAATTTTAGTATTTTGGCTCATTACAAAATCTTTTGAATGAGTTTAACCGATTGGATAGTTTTAGGCACTACGCTATTGGTCATAGTGCTTTACGGCGTATGGAAAAGCGGCAGTAATAAAAATATCGATCAGTTTTTAATGGGCAATCGCTCATTGCCGTGGTATCATGTAGGGCTTTCGGTTATGGCTACCCAGGCCAGCGCCATTACCTTTTTATCTGCACCCGGGCAGGCTTATTCAGATGGGATGCGGTTTGTTCAGTTTTATTTCGGTCTGCCGCTGGCCATGATCGTGCTTTGCATAACCTTTGTACCCATATTTCATCGCCTAAAAGTATATACTGCGTATGAGTTTTTGGAGCAGCGTTTTGATCTGAAAACACGGGCGCTCACCGCATTCCTTTTCCTGGTGCAGCGCGGGCTTTCAACCGGGATAACTATTTACGCACCATCTATCATTTTATCAACCATACTGAATATCAACACGGCCTATACCACCCTGTTTATTGGGGGGCTGGTTATATTTTATACAGTTTACGGAGGCAGTAAAGCAGTGTCGTATACACAGCTGCTGCAAATGAGCATTATTTTTTCGGGAATGTTTCTGGCGGGTATACTGGTGGTAAGTTTACTGCCGGAGGGAGTGGGATTTACACATGCTATAAAAATGGCCGGTAAGCTGGGCCGTATGAACGTGATCGACTGGAAGTTTGACCCGGATAATCGCTATAATATATGGAGCGGTATAATTGGCGGTTTCTTTTTGCAACTGTCTTATTTTGGTACCGATCAGAGCCAGGTGGGTAGGTATTTAACAGGTAGTTCGGTAGGGCAAAGCAGGTTGGGTTTAATCATGAATGGCCTTATAAAAATACCCATGCAATTCCTCATCCTGTTAATAGGTGTTTTGGTTTTTGCCTTTTACCAGTTCAATAAACCCCCTATATTTTTTAATAAATACGAGGTTAACAAGATAAAGCAAAGTAGTTACGCCACACAGTATAATTACCTCGATCAGCAATATTCACAGGCTTTTGAGCAAAAGAAAGTTAAAACCAATGATCTTATCAAGGCAATTGACAGCAAAGATAAAACACAAATAGACCGTGCCCAAGATGCCTTAAAAGTAGCCGACATCCAATCCCGCATTATCAGGCAAAATGCTATCGATCTGATGAAAAAAAACAGCAACGGGGCCGATGGCAATGATACTAATTATGTATTCCTCACTTTTGTTACGCAATA
This window contains:
- a CDS encoding sodium:solute symporter, yielding MSLTDWIVLGTTLLVIVLYGVWKSGSNKNIDQFLMGNRSLPWYHVGLSVMATQASAITFLSAPGQAYSDGMRFVQFYFGLPLAMIVLCITFVPIFHRLKVYTAYEFLEQRFDLKTRALTAFLFLVQRGLSTGITIYAPSIILSTILNINTAYTTLFIGGLVIFYTVYGGSKAVSYTQLLQMSIIFSGMFLAGILVVSLLPEGVGFTHAIKMAGKLGRMNVIDWKFDPDNRYNIWSGIIGGFFLQLSYFGTDQSQVGRYLTGSSVGQSRLGLIMNGLIKIPMQFLILLIGVLVFAFYQFNKPPIFFNKYEVNKIKQSSYATQYNYLDQQYSQAFEQKKVKTNDLIKAIDSKDKTQIDRAQDALKVADIQSRIIRQNAIDLMKKNSNGADGNDTNYVFLTFVTQYLPRGLIGLLVAIIFLASMGSTASALNSLASTSVVDIYKRIINPNATEKNYLDASRLATIFWGVVCIGMALYASRIGNLLEAVNQLGSYLYGTILGVFIVAFYVKKVRGNAVFIAAIITEIAVCVLGYFDVIAYLWLNAIGCILLIIIAYILNGLMPQKSLHQADAGLK
- a CDS encoding DUF1398 family protein, whose translation is MNVEEKLKEAYATARNYPELAAKLIDAGILSYTVEVAAGLMFYRLANGETIFHGNNAEAHSIATTFNHDEVVKTIRDNQQGKTTYPEFMEGIANAGVRFYEATLQGDRKRVTYMGTGGFYEEEIPL
- a CDS encoding HlyD family secretion protein, which encodes MAKEQETQDKKKPNKVIPIILGILLIGGIIFGIKEYIYFSKHIDTDDAQIDGDISPVVTRVGGYVDSIYFEENTHVNANQPLVKIDDRDYKVKLEQAQAAQVGASAGINVNQSQIFANQANSASARAQVASNAARLDKVQKDYERYANLVKDGSVTQQQFDQAKSDLDVAKANLKASQDQYKAAVEQIGTTRSQLKVTNTGVSQRQVDIDFAKLQLTYTTIKAPAGGLVSKKSIQLGQLVQAGQTLFSIINDNSLYITANFKETQLNDMKSGQKVEIQVDAYPDLKLEGVVYNFSPATGAKFSLLPPDNATGNFVKVVQRVPVKIKITASKEVMDKLRPGMSVNVSVIKG
- a CDS encoding TolC family protein → MTTQNKKPHHLTLFKAVHHFCLYAVTFVIAGVLFAENANAQDRTITLDEAIKLGLDNSKTLKLSQAKVEQAISEYKQAKDEALPTGKVSYGYNHAEIPANRLALGEESFNLPARADAYLGILSLNQTIFAGNKLKYARESTDLLTQVARLDVTNDKDQITYDIISAYYGLYKVLQSKKVVAQNLSTTDAQIKQAQRFFEQGLVTKNDVLRFQLQRSNIELNGIDLETNRRIINYNLNVLLGLPEGTQLNIAQITEADRMVAPLSNYLDTAMASRPELQQFDLRTKVAETNVKTIKANSLPTLGASAAGYYVDVSSNPIPKSGQFITPLSVGLTLSWNFSSLWTNKNKVTEAKIQREQTVINKSISVDRIRDEVNQNYQSYTMSLEKIKLLQTSIEQAGENNKILESKYKSNIASATDRADAETLLYQAQINLELAKADAGLAYYTLLKSTGKINK
- a CDS encoding PIG-L family deacetylase; the encoded protein is MKRINLITIFLYLSTFAIAQTSPPADLGTIEQNFKKLNTLGSVLYIAAHPDDENTRLLAYLAQEKHYRTGYLSCTRGDGGQNLIGNEQSELLGLIRTQELLAARRVDGAEQFFTRANDFGFSKGPEETLKIWDKQKVLGDMVWVIRKFRPDVMICRFPTTGEGGHGHHTSSAILAQEAFTAAADPNRYPEQLKYVKPWQAKRLLWNTFSFGSVNTTAADQFKINVGTYNPVLGKGYGEIAAESRSNHKTQGFGSAKQRGESYEYFKTILGDAPQNDLMDGVETSWKRVKDGESIGAAIGIIHRDFNPEYPEKSVPAMVQLLNRVEKVSDIYWRKQKTKELSDLIAACSGLWFEAYTAEPTYALGDKIQIRSQVVNRYSNRVKINSISCQSNTSSLNSQVIPANQLQTFEQTCSADKITQPYWLQTPHEIGAYNIPDDTLVGNPENPDLPKVEFEFIIEGKPVRFERRLVYKYVDPVRGEVYQPLEITPPVTANIENQDYIFNAAQPQVVQVKLKSFTTASGNISIKPIAGWKISPEKIDFADKNKNDEWTVAFTVTPADNKPQTNNLEVVTTANGKPFTMGLHRIRYDHIPAITLFPASLAKLVNLDVKIAGKKLGYIAGAGDLMPEALRQVGYDVHLLSESEVMNNDLSIYDAIITGVRAYNVNERLAYEQSRLMDYVKNGGNLLVQYNNNAGLVVRQIGPYPFRVVNRRVTDENAEVTILDKQNPVLNYPNKITQDDFKGWIQERGLYFVTDIDPQYKAVFRMNDKGEEPNDGSLIVGDYGKGRFVYTSLAFFRELPAGVPGAYRLFVNLLSKPKNQSL
- a CDS encoding DHA2 family efflux MFS transporter permease subunit, with the protein product MAETGFKKWIITITVIIASLLELIDTTIVNVSLPNIQGNLGATLEDVAWVVTGYAVANVIVLPMSGWLGSRFGRKNYFITSIIVFTIASFLCGNATGLGELVLFRIIQGIAGGGLISTSQAILIETWPREQIGTATALFGLGAVVGPTVGPTIGGYITDHSSWRWIFYVNIPVGALAAFFAYTFVRETPKDEKGKPVDWWGILLLAISVGSLQTILEKGETEDWFATTYITVLTITAILGFVLFLWREMSIDYPVVNFAIMRHRSFAVGMFTSFILGFGLYGSVFVFPVFCQNLLGFTAQQTGEILFPGGLCTIVMMPFIGKMLNKGIPAQFMATAGMFLFFVFTTMLSNSTLAVGTGDFFLPLVIRGVGMALLFVPLTTLAIADLKGPEVGQGTGLNNMMRQLGGSFGIATLTTIIHIRQGVHRNNLLTNVTATNPAFVDRFNTYMHGFMAKGHSLIDATRMAYGAIEGAVTKQVLLLTYDDAYWISGLVMLFSIPLLYLQPFKKAVKMPVDAH
- a CDS encoding TetR/AcrR family transcriptional regulator, with protein sequence MDKDKIDKKDHILDVAERIFAEMGFDGASTRMISGEAGVNMAMLNYYFGSKEGLFLAVIDRKITSFQNILQTLGNDENRTSWEKIESYIEVYGDRVVINNCFQKLLYQEMSMNRRTELSEKIRTILMKNVSELFKIMQEGIDNGEFDADADLQLIVATLYGTKNFILNTPFMSETMLGYDIQDEKILEEQFKPRIKKYLKSLLKGYLVKANDNSK